The following DNA comes from Halofilum ochraceum.
ATGGCCTGTCGCCCGCACCCCGTCGCCCACGCCCGCGCGCAGGGGACCCCGCCGGCGTTTTCCTTCGGATCCCATCAACGGCGGCCGACCGCGACACGGTCACGGACGTCGAGGCGACTGATCGCCCCGAAAAACGACGGCGGGGCGGCGTCGCCGGGGCACGCTTTCTTTGGTTCCTTTCTTTTCGTGCAAAAGAAAGGAACTCGCCGGCGAAAGCCGGCGAAACCCGAACCACGTATCCAATGAGACAAACATCACACCGAATCGCAGAACGGCACGCCTATGCCGGTCGCCGACGCCGAATGGCCAATCACCCCCGTGCCTCAGACCAACAGTTCCCCCGCCACGAACCGAGCCGCCTCATCGCTCTGCGGCTGATCGAAGAACACGGCTCCGGATGCCTGTTCAACGATCCGCCCGTTATGCATGAACACGACTTCGTCCGCGAGCCGTCGGGCCTGATGGAGGTCGTGGGTGCAGAGGATGATGCGCGTGCCCGCGTCCCGCACGGCCTCGATCGATTCTTCGATCGAGGTCGTCGAGGCCGGGTCGAGGTGCGCCGCCGGTTCGTCCAGCAAGAGGGCGGCCGGGCGCTGGGACCAGGCGCGGGCGATGGCGAGCCGCTGGCGTTCGCCGCCGGATAGGCGGCGGGCGCTCGCGTGCGCCAGGCCCTCGAGGCGAACGTCCGTCAGGGCGCTCCGTATTGCTTCGGCGCGACGTGTGCGTGGGACGCCGGCGATCCTGAGTGCATAGCCGACATTGGCCTCGACGGAGCGCCGCAGCATGACCGGATGCTGCGGGACATAGCCGACGCGGACGCCGAGTTGTCCGATATCCGCCGCGCCCCAGCGCACGCTGCCCCGCGTGGGTGTCAGGAGACCGCGACAGATCCTCAGCAGCAGCGTCTTGCCCGCGCCGTTCGGGCCGAGCAGAACGGTGATCGGGACGCGGCCGATCCGGGTCGTGATGCCGCTCAGCAGTTGCCGGCCACCGGCCGAGAAGCCGATGTTGTCGAGCTCTGCGGGGAAGAGTGCTTCGTCGCGGGCCTTCATACGCCGTACCGCATCCGGCCGAAGCGCGAGACCGTCATGGCGATGCCGTTGATGCCGATCGTCAGGGCGATGAGGATGATGCCGAGCCCCAGGGCCATGCCGAGATTGCCCTTGCTGGTCTCAAGCGTGATCGCGGTGGTCATGACCCGCGTGACGCCGTCGATGTTGCCGCCGACGATGAATACGGCGCCCACCTCGGCGATGGCGCGGCCAAACCCGGCGAGCACGCCGGTGGTCAGGCTGAAGCGGCCTTCCCACAACAGCGTCGGGAGCATCCTCAGGCGGTTGGCGCCGAGTGCGGCGAGATCCTCGCGGTATTCGGCTGCGAGGTCCTCGATCGTCTGACGGGTCAGGGCGGCGATCAGGGGCAGGACTAGGATCGCCTGGGCGATGACCATTGCGCCCGGCGTGAACAGCAGCCCGAACTGGCCGAGCGGACCCGCGCGGGAGAGGAGCAGGTACACCGCAAGGCCGACGACGACCGGGGGCAGGCCCATGAAGGCATTGAGGATGGTGATCGGGATACCGCGTCCGCGGAAGCGCGCAAGCGCCAGCGTGGCACCCAGCGGGAGCGCGATCAGCGTGCCGATAATGACTGCCGTCACACTGACGCGCAGCGACAGCGCGACGATCCCGAGGATGTCGGGGTCAAGCGCGATCAGCAGGTTGCCTGCCTCCACGAATGCGCGCGCGAATTCACCCACTACACCACTCCGTCGAACCCCGACAGCCACGGGCGCGCAGCGCCCGCGGTCGGGCCTCTGATCGACCGCGCCTGGCAGGGCAGCCAGGAGATGCAAGTAGCAGAATTCTGCGGCTGAGGCAGTCTTAACGCAATGGAAAGCGGAAAGCTGAAGAGAGAACCGGTGAATGCAGATTTATGCGCGCTCTAGTCCCGGTGTCGTGGTTGGTGTTCAGGATTCCACGGGTGTGTCGTCCCGGTTGCCCCAGTCGGACCACGAGCCGGGATAGCCGCACGCACGGGGGTAACCGAGGATCCGGAGGAGGGCGTAGCTGAAAGCGGAACGATGGTGGGTGTGGCAGTACGCCACCACCTCGCGATCGGGGGTGACCCCGATCGCCTCCAGCTCTGCACGCACGTCGTCGAGCGGCCGCAGGCGCAGATCGCGGGCCGGATCCATTGCCCGGGTCCACTCGTAATGCGCGGCGCCCGGGATGTGACCGCCCCGGGCCGCGCGCAGCGTGCTGCCGTCGTACTCGCCGGGCGAGCGGGCATCGAGGCAGACGAAGTCGTCATCGCCAAGGCGCTGCATGATGTCCTCGGCGACCCGCACATTGGCGCGGTCGCCGGTGCCCGCCAGCGTACCGGTTTCCGGGTTGGCGCCCGGACCGGTTTCCAGCGGGTATCCCTCGTGAACCCAGGCGCGAAGACCGCCATCGAGGATGGCCGTGCGTTCGTGCCCCAGGGCGTCGAGTGTCCACATCAGGCGCCCGGCGGCGCCGCCGCCCTCGGCGTCCATCGCCACGACGCGCACACCGGGGCCGATCCCGGCCGCGCGGAGCACGCGCAGCAGGGTGGCGTCATCGGGCAGCAGTCCGCCCACCGGCGGGCGGGAGCTCACGAGCTCGCCATACGGCAGGTGGACGGCTCCCGGGACGTGGTGCTCGCCGAAGACCTCGCCGGGACTCAGGTCGATTACGCGGACCGTGGGATCGTCTAGCCGCTCGACCAGCGTGGCCGGGTCCAGAAGAAGGGGCAGATCATCAGTCTTGGACATGGTTCAGGCACTCCCGGCGCTGGAGACGGGGTCGACGCTCCGGGCGGGCGGCGTGAGCACGGTCTGCGCCGCGACCGGCGAGCGCTCCGGATAATCGATCGTGAAATGCAGGCCGCGGCTCTCGCGCCGCGCGGCGGCGCTGCGGATGATCAGGTCGGCCACCAGCGCGAGGTTGCGCAGTTCCAGCAGGTCGTTGGTGACCCGGAAATTGCCGTAATACTCGGCGATCTCGCCGAGCAGCAGGTCGATGCGGTGGCGCGCACGCTCCAGACGTTTGTCGCTGCGGACGATGCCGACGTAGTCCCACATGAACCGCCGCAGCTCGTCCCAGTTGTGCGAAACGACCACTTCCTCGTCCGAGTTGGTCACTCGGCTTTCATCCCACGGCGGGATGATGTCGGTGGTACCGAACTCGTCAAGCCGTCCGGCGATGTCCCGCGCCGCGGCGCGGGCAAAGACCAGGCACTCGAGCAGTGAGTTGCTGGCCATGCGGTTGGCGCCATGGAGGCCGGTACACGCGGTCTCGCCGATCGCGTACAGACCCTCGAGATCGGTGTGGCCGGCGCGGTCGGTCATGACGCCGCCGCAGGTGTAGTGGGCGGCGGGGACCACGGGAATCGGATCACGCGTCATGTCGACGCCGAACTCCAGGCATTTGGCCTGGATGTTCGGGAAATGTTCGTGGATGAATTCGCCACCGCGATGCGAGATGTCCAGGTACAGGCAGTCCGCGCCCAGGCGTTTCATCTCATGGTCGATCGCGCGCGCGACGATATCGCGCGGTGCCAGTTCGGCGCGCGCATCGAAGCGGTCCATGAAACGCGAGCCGTCGGGTAGCAGCAGCTTGCCGCCCTCGCCACGAACGGCCTCCGAGATCAGGGCGGACTTGGCGCGCGGGTGGTACAGGCAGGTCGGATGGAACTGCATGAATTCCATGTTTCCGATCCGGCAGCCGGCGCGCCACGCCATGGCGATGCCGTCGCCGGTCGCGCCATCCGGGTTGCTGGTGTACAGATACACCTTGCTGGCGCCGCCGGTCGCGAGGACGACCGCGCGGGCGCGGATCGTCTCGACCCGCCCGTCGCGGGTCTCGAGCACGTAGGCCCCCACACAGCGGCGCTGACCATCAACGCCGCGCGCGGTGATGAGGTCAACGGCGTTGCGGTTCGGCAGCAGTTCGATATTGGGGTGCGCCTGTGCGCGTTCGATCAACACCGTCTCGACCGCGCGCCCGGTGGCATCAGCGGCATGGATGACGCGCCGATGCGCATGGCCGCCTTCGCGCGTGAGGTGGTAGGGCGCATCGCCGCCGGCGGGCTCGCGCGTGAAGGCGACACCGAGCGATTCCAGCCAGTCGATGCACTCCGGGCCGTGCTCGACGGTGAATCGGACGGTGTCGGCGTCACAGAGGCCCGCCCCCGCATCGAGCGTATCGTCGATGTGGGAGTCGAAGCTGTCGCTGCCGTCCAGTACAGCGGAGATGCCGCCCTGGGCGTACCAGGTATTGCCTTCCGGCAGTGGACCCTTCGCCAGCACCGTTACGCGTGCATGCTCCGCGGCATGCAGGGCGAATGTGAGTCCCGCGGCACCGCTGCCGAGGACGAGTACGTCGGTCTCGAGGGCGTCGGCCATCGCTTGTCCGTCCGATAGGGGCTGTGTATTTTGGCACGACACGTGCCGGGTGTCGCAGTCCCCGGTCATCTCCGATCGTCCGGAAACCTTTGCCTGCCATGACTGTCTACCTCAGTGGGCCATGCGTGTCGGTCGTCCGGGCTCGCGCCTGATGAGCGAACGCGCGGTCGATCTCGAACTGGTACGGCGGGTCCAGCGGGGCGAGCGCGCCGCGTTCGATCTGCTCGTGCAGAAATACCAGCATCGGATCGCCCACTTGATTGCGCGCTACGTGCAGGACACCTCCGAGGTGGAAGACGTGGCCCAGGAGGCATTCATCAAAGCCTATCGCGGACTGGCGAATTTCCGCGGCGAGAGCGCGTTTTATACCTGGCTGTACCGGATTGCGATCAATACGGCCAAGAACCACCTCGTGTCGGCGGGGCGCCGGGTTCCGGATCAGGGGGTCGACGCGGCCGATGCGGAACAGTACGACGACGGGGCGCTGTTGCGGGATGCCGATACCCCCGAGCGGACACTGATGACCGGTGAGATCGAACGCACGGTGTACAGCACGATCGAATCACTGCCGCCGGAGCTGCGCGAGGCGGTTACCCTGCGTGAAATGGAGGGACTGTCTTACGAGGAGATCGCCGCCGTAATGGATTGTCCGATCGGCACCGTGCGGTCACGGATATTCCGTGCGCGCGAAGCGATCGATACCGCAATCCGGCCGCTGCTCGATGAGACGGGAAAAAGCGATGACGAGTAAAACCGAATCGATGACGGGTGAGGAAGCGCTTTCGGCGCTGGTCGACGGAGAGCTCGCGGCCCTGCCGCGGAACCGGATGGTCGGACGCCTGATCGAGGATCCGGAACTGCAGGCGCGCTGGGCGCGCTACCACGCAAGCCGTGCGAGCTTCGAGGGGGCGGACCCGGGGCTGATCGGCGCCGATTTCAGCCAACGCGTATCGGCCGCGGTCAGTGCCGAGCCTGCGATCGCGTCGCCCGGCCAGCTGGGCGGCATCCGCCGCGCGCTGTGGGGCCGCGCGGGCGCCGCGGTCGCGGCCGCGGCGGTCATTGCGACGATCGCCGCGGGCGGGCTGCTCGTATGGCGTGATGGCGTATTCGAGGAACCGGCGCCGGTCGTTGCCGGCGGCGAGCGCGACGCGATCGGTGTGGCCAGCGGGGACGCGGCGCCGCTCGTGAGCGGGACCTTCGGGGATGGCCTGGCACCGGCCGAACAGGACCGCGTCCGGCAACGCCTCGCCCTCTATCTCAACAGCCATAACCGGTTTGCCGATGCCGGGGATATGCCCAACGTGATGCCCAGCAGCCGCCTGGTCGGTTTCAATGCGGAGCGCTGATCCCGGCCTGCGCTGGTCGCCGCTTGCGGCGGTACTGCTGACGATGCTGCTCACCGGGGCCGCACCCGCCCGGGCGGCGGATGAAGCGGGCGCCTTGCTGATGCGCATGGCGGCAGCCATGCGCGAGCAGGCCTATGAGGGCACGCTGGTCTACGAGCATGGCGACCGCCTGGAATCGATGGCGATCGTCCACGGCTATATCGACGGTCGGGAGTATGAGCGTCTGCGCGTGCTCAATGGGGAACCGTTCGAGATCATCCGCGAGGGCGAGAAAGTCACCTGTGTCTGGCCGGCCGAACGCCGAATGCTCGTGGATCAGCGCCCGGGCGATCTGCTGGCGCCGAAACCGCCACGCGATCTGCGCGCGCTGCCTCCGAATTACCAGGCCGAGCTTGGTGAAACGGCGCGCATCGCCGGGCGCGAGTCGCGGATCCTGCGAATCCGGGGCGAGGACCGCTATCGTTACGGCTACCGCATGTGGATCGACACGGAGACCGCGCTGCTGTTGCGCTCGGACCTGATCGGCCGCGAGGACATGGTGTACGAACGCATCATGTTCACGCACATCGAACCGCTCGACACGGTCGGGCGCGAGCGCTTCCAGCCCTCGCTGGAGGGCGAGGCGTATAGCCGTCACGGCGATCCGGCGGCGGATTCCACGCGGCTGGAGAATCCGGACTGGAAAGTGACCGATCTGCCGCCTGGATTCCGTCTGGTCTCCCACCACAACCAGGCCATGCCGCCGCACGGCGAGGCCGTCCAGCACTCGGTTTACACCGACGGTCTTGCGTCGGTGTCGATCTTCGTCGAGCCGGCGGGCACGGATGCCATGCCGCTGCGCGGCCTGTCGCGCATGGGGGCGGTGCATGCATTCG
Coding sequences within:
- a CDS encoding ATP-binding cassette domain-containing protein — encoded protein: MKARDEALFPAELDNIGFSAGGRQLLSGITTRIGRVPITVLLGPNGAGKTLLLRICRGLLTPTRGSVRWGAADIGQLGVRVGYVPQHPVMLRRSVEANVGYALRIAGVPRTRRAEAIRSALTDVRLEGLAHASARRLSGGERQRLAIARAWSQRPAALLLDEPAAHLDPASTTSIEESIEAVRDAGTRIILCTHDLHQARRLADEVVFMHNGRIVEQASGAVFFDQPQSDEAARFVAGELLV
- a CDS encoding ABC transporter permease, translating into MGEFARAFVEAGNLLIALDPDILGIVALSLRVSVTAVIIGTLIALPLGATLALARFRGRGIPITILNAFMGLPPVVVGLAVYLLLSRAGPLGQFGLLFTPGAMVIAQAILVLPLIAALTRQTIEDLAAEYREDLAALGANRLRMLPTLLWEGRFSLTTGVLAGFGRAIAEVGAVFIVGGNIDGVTRVMTTAITLETSKGNLGMALGLGIILIALTIGINGIAMTVSRFGRMRYGV
- a CDS encoding sulfurtransferase — encoded protein: MSKTDDLPLLLDPATLVERLDDPTVRVIDLSPGEVFGEHHVPGAVHLPYGELVSSRPPVGGLLPDDATLLRVLRAAGIGPGVRVVAMDAEGGGAAGRLMWTLDALGHERTAILDGGLRAWVHEGYPLETGPGANPETGTLAGTGDRANVRVAEDIMQRLGDDDFVCLDARSPGEYDGSTLRAARGGHIPGAAHYEWTRAMDPARDLRLRPLDDVRAELEAIGVTPDREVVAYCHTHHRSAFSYALLRILGYPRACGYPGSWSDWGNRDDTPVES
- the nadB gene encoding L-aspartate oxidase, coding for MADALETDVLVLGSGAAGLTFALHAAEHARVTVLAKGPLPEGNTWYAQGGISAVLDGSDSFDSHIDDTLDAGAGLCDADTVRFTVEHGPECIDWLESLGVAFTREPAGGDAPYHLTREGGHAHRRVIHAADATGRAVETVLIERAQAHPNIELLPNRNAVDLITARGVDGQRRCVGAYVLETRDGRVETIRARAVVLATGGASKVYLYTSNPDGATGDGIAMAWRAGCRIGNMEFMQFHPTCLYHPRAKSALISEAVRGEGGKLLLPDGSRFMDRFDARAELAPRDIVARAIDHEMKRLGADCLYLDISHRGGEFIHEHFPNIQAKCLEFGVDMTRDPIPVVPAAHYTCGGVMTDRAGHTDLEGLYAIGETACTGLHGANRMASNSLLECLVFARAAARDIAGRLDEFGTTDIIPPWDESRVTNSDEEVVVSHNWDELRRFMWDYVGIVRSDKRLERARHRIDLLLGEIAEYYGNFRVTNDLLELRNLALVADLIIRSAAARRESRGLHFTIDYPERSPVAAQTVLTPPARSVDPVSSAGSA
- the rpoE gene encoding RNA polymerase sigma factor RpoE, with amino-acid sequence MSERAVDLELVRRVQRGERAAFDLLVQKYQHRIAHLIARYVQDTSEVEDVAQEAFIKAYRGLANFRGESAFYTWLYRIAINTAKNHLVSAGRRVPDQGVDAADAEQYDDGALLRDADTPERTLMTGEIERTVYSTIESLPPELREAVTLREMEGLSYEEIAAVMDCPIGTVRSRIFRAREAIDTAIRPLLDETGKSDDE
- a CDS encoding sigma-E factor negative regulatory protein — its product is MTSKTESMTGEEALSALVDGELAALPRNRMVGRLIEDPELQARWARYHASRASFEGADPGLIGADFSQRVSAAVSAEPAIASPGQLGGIRRALWGRAGAAVAAAAVIATIAAGGLLVWRDGVFEEPAPVVAGGERDAIGVASGDAAPLVSGTFGDGLAPAEQDRVRQRLALYLNSHNRFADAGDMPNVMPSSRLVGFNAER
- a CDS encoding MucB/RseB C-terminal domain-containing protein, encoding MRSADPGLRWSPLAAVLLTMLLTGAAPARAADEAGALLMRMAAAMREQAYEGTLVYEHGDRLESMAIVHGYIDGREYERLRVLNGEPFEIIREGEKVTCVWPAERRMLVDQRPGDLLAPKPPRDLRALPPNYQAELGETARIAGRESRILRIRGEDRYRYGYRMWIDTETALLLRSDLIGREDMVYERIMFTHIEPLDTVGRERFQPSLEGEAYSRHGDPAADSTRLENPDWKVTDLPPGFRLVSHHNQAMPPHGEAVQHSVYTDGLASVSIFVEPAGTDAMPLRGLSRMGAVHAFGREVEGHQVTVVGEVPAATVKRIARGVRRR